Genomic window (Spirosoma sp. KCTC 42546):
GTTATTTTGGGGCCGATCTGGGTGGCGATGAAACTAGTACTGTGGCCTCCTATATCGCAGCTGCGAATAAAGTCGTGTTTGACCATAATTTAGTCCATGAATGGGATTATGAGCTGATCTTAGGACATTTAAGCGAAATACGATCCTATGTCTACAATAAACAGCATTCACCGCCTGGACCTAATTATTTGTTCGATACATCGCGTAAGGGCTGGTTATACTATCACGCAACAGATACGGGCTGGCCTATTTCCGGTAAATTACATGTTCATCTAGATGATGCGACAAATGCTCGAATTTTATCGCCATTTGTTTTTTGGAAAGGCCGTAGTAATCCGAAGATTTATTTGCGGGCAGCATTTAACACGCAAAGTGACAAGTTCCGAATTAAATGGCGCCGTAGTGACGATATAACGATATACGGTACTGGGGATCGAATAATGGAATTTCCAGTTATCAACGATGGGCAATTTCATACGTATACAATTGATCTAAGCTCAAACGATTACTGGCTCGAAGCCGACATTGGACAAATAGCGTTTGAGCCCGTTACTGATAAGCCCCAGCCTAATGCCTGGGTTGAATTTGCCTGGGTTGCCACTAGTCCAGATGGGCCTACTCCTGAGATAGTTGATCCATTTGTGCCACCTGTTGATAATCCTTGTGTACCCGGTTGTGCTCTGGTAAGTGTAAAGAAGATTCAGTACATTAAATCGAATCGGAAGCGATAAGGAAAATTTCCAGAAGGAAACTACACTGGTCAGACCGTATTTGGCTAGTCTGACCAGGATTTTTTGCTGTAGCTTCTATGGTTGCTCTTTGGCTTACTAAAGAGCAGGAAGTAAAGGGCTAATTTTACTGAAAAGCGATAAACCAGTTGGGGGTTAAGTAACAGGTGGTTATCACTTGTTACTTAACCCCCAATTGGTTTATCGTACCTGATTAGTTCAAATGTACTAATGCTGAACGATACACACGTCCGTCAAGCGATTTCATCCATGAACGTAGTGTTTGACTTTCTGTAGTAGCCCGGCCAAGTTCGTTGTCAATCTGGCGAAGCAAAAAAAACAGTTGATGAATATGTTGCCATTGCTCCGCTAACCGATTGATGTTTGGAGATTCAGGTTTTTGCTGACGAGCGGTCTGTGTTAGCTGGCGCAAGCTCATTTTGAGATGATACCGAAGAATAATCAGTCGACTTGCCATGGGCAACTCTTTTGGATTACGCTCCATATGTGATATGCTTTTAGCTAACACATTATTACGTTGCTGAAGCTGATCAGATACAAGCATCCAGGCGTACTCTGCCTGGAGAGATTCATAAGTAACGTTTTGCATGATACCTAGCACAGTACGGTTTATCAACAAATATAACGAAACGTCAACATAATTAATTGGTATAAGGTCTTGTTTGTAAAATTTTTATCTGGCTTATAGGATTTGCGCAGAATATTTTCAAAAGTTAAACGTGTACGTTAGTCGAAGCTGGAAACTTGGGACCTAAAAGGCGGAAGATTTGACAAGCAGTTCAGAGTAAGTAAGAGGCAGTAAGCTGTTTTAGTATAAACCCTTTATCTTCGTCCTGAAGTGTCGGTTATTTACCGCAAACAGCTATTGTCTACTTGCTCATGGATCCTATTTACCGCGCACTGATCGTCTGCACGAACCATACGGATTATCCTACTAAGTCCCAAAAAACAGGTTTGTGGCTTAGCGAGGCTACCCATTTTTATGATGAATTAGCCGGGCGGAATCTACCCTACGATATCGCAAGCCCTGTGGGAGGCTCCATTCCCATTGATGAGAAGAGTATTGACCGACGCGATGCGATCAATGAAAAATGGTATCATAATCCAACATTCCGCTCCAAATTGGATAACTCATTGAAGTTAGATGAAATTGACGCTTCTAACTACCAAATCCTCTATTTTACTGGCGGACACGGCACTATGTGGGATTTTCCTGACAATCTGGCTGTGCAGCGTATAACCCGGCAGATTTATGAAAGTGGTGGTATGGTAGCAGCTGTTTGCCACGGTG
Coding sequences:
- a CDS encoding type 1 glutamine amidotransferase domain-containing protein, giving the protein MDPIYRALIVCTNHTDYPTKSQKTGLWLSEATHFYDELAGRNLPYDIASPVGGSIPIDEKSIDRRDAINEKWYHNPTFRSKLDNSLKLDEIDASNYQILYFTGGHGTMWDFPDNLAVQRITRQIYESGGMVAAVCHGVGALLNVTLSDGSLLIDNRQVTGFSNMEEKLVRLDEEVPFLLEDALRQKNALYSKGLIPFLPFIEVDERLVTGQNPLSARKVGRKVLEEMYEK